The following is a genomic window from Anaeromicrobium sediminis.
ATATAATAGATCCATCATATCTTGAACAATGTAATAATACATGCAGCAAATTGTCAGAAGGTAAAAATGTAAAAGGAATTAAGTTTAAAATGAATGACATAAAAGGAGAAGAATTTTTCGTAGAATCTAGTTGTATCCCCCTTAGTGAAGAGGGCTTAGAAGGAAAAGTAATATGTTGTAGTAGAGATATTACAGAAAGAGTACATCTAGAAAGTATAAAAAGGGAGGCGGAAGAAAAAAGTAAACTTTTAAGGGAAGCTGTTGAGCTTGAAACCATTAGAACAGAATTTTTCTCAAATATATCCCATGAACTTAGAACTCCCATAAACATCATATTAGGAGCAATACAACTTACAGAAATTTATATTAAAAGCATGGGAGAAACTAAAAGTTTAGATAAAATATGGAATCTTAAAGAGAGAATGAAACAAAACTGTTATAGGTTAATTAGATTGGTTAATAATTTAATTGATATTACTAGGATTGATTCTGGGTTTTCAGATTTAAATCTTACAAATTGCAATATAGAAAAACTAGTTGAAGATGTGACCTTATCCATATCTGATTTTATAAAATTAAAGGAATTAAATTTAGAATATAGATCTTATATAGATGGGATCATAATAGCCTGTGATCAGGACAAGATAGAGCGAATATTATTAAACTTATTATCAAATGCTATTAAGTTCACTAATAAGGGTGATAGAATAATTGTTACTATGGAGGAAACGGATGGGTTTGTACTAATTTCAGTAAAAGATACGGGTATTGGAATAAAGGAAGAAAGCCAAAAAATAATATTTGATAAATTTAGACAAGTTAATAAATCTTTAGCTAGAAGAAATGAGGGAAGTGGTATAGGATTATCCCTAGTGAAATCCCTAGTGGAACTGCATAATGGAGAGATTTGTCTAGAAAGTAAATATGGTGAAGGAAGTACTTTTGAATTTAAATTACCAATAGTTAAAACTAATGAAGAAGTAAAAAAGAATATGTGGGTAGAAGATAGTAAGGTGGAAAAGGTTTCTATAGAATTCTCTGATATATATTTATAAAAAAACTCTCTGGATTAATCCAGAGAGTTTTTGATTTATTATACTAATATACCAGCTACAGTAGCTGTCATAAATGCTGCTAAACTTCCACCAATTAAAGATTTCATACCTAGTTTTGCAAGGTCAGAACGTCTTTCTGGTGCTAGAGGTCCAATACCTCCAATTTGAATACCTATAGAACTGAAATTTGCAAATCCGCATAAAGCGTAAGTTAAGATAATTACAGTTCTTGGTTGTAATGCACCTTCAGAAATTAAAGTACTTAAGTTAGCATAAGCAAAGAATTCGTTGATAACGATCTTTTGTCCTAATAAGCTTGCTGCTTGTAATGCATCTACAGAAGGTACACCCATAACTAATGCTAATGGATAGAATAATCTTCCTAAAAGCCATTCTAAACTTAAGTAATCCATACCCAATAATCCACCAAACCAACCAACTAAGGCATTTACAACTGCAACTAATGCGATGAATGATAATAACATTGCTCCAACATTTAATGCTAATTGAAGACCTTCAGAAGTTCCTCTTGCTGCTGCATCAATGATGTTTGAATCAAGTTGCTCTAATTCCATTTTTACAGATCCCTTTGTTACAGGTGTTTCTGTTTCAGGAACTATAATCTTTGAGATTATTAAACTTGCAGGAGCAGACATGATACTAGCTGCAATTAAGTGTCCTGCAGATACTCCCATTGATACATAACCAGCCATAACACCACCAGCAACTGTAGCCATACCACCAGTCATAACAGTTAAAAGCTCTGATTTAGTCATTGTAGCTATGAAAGGTCTAATAACTAAAGGTGCTTCCGTTTGACCAACGAAAATGTTAGCAGCTGCTGATAAAGATTCAGCACCACTAGTTCCAAGAGTTTTAGACATTACTCTTGCTAAAACTGTAATGATTTTTTCCATAACGCCTAAATAATACAATACAGCCATTAAAGCTGAGAAGAATATTATAGTTGGTAATATTTGTAGTGCAAATATGAATCCAAACTTACTTGGGTCAAGTAAATCACCAAATAAGAAAGCTGTACCTTGTTTAGTAAATTCCAATAGATTTGTTACTAGATCATTTAATACAGTAAATAACTTTTGTCCTGGTGACCAAGTTAATATTAATACTCCGAAAACTAATTGCATAATAATACCAGTTAATACTAATTTCCAATTGATAGCTTTTTTGTTTTCAGAAATTAAGTATGCTAGACCAACCATTACTGCAAGTCCTAAAAAACTAATGATTTTTTCCAATTTCGACACTCCTTCTTGTTGATTTTAGTACATTTATTAGCGAAAACATTTTCCTGGCCAATGGCCGATAGAAAAAAGTATACGACATATATCGACAAAATGCAAGTGCAAAAAAATTTATTTTACGTATTGACTACTTGACAAAAAAATATTATTATTAATTTATCCTTTTCAATTTCGGAAAGGGTTCGCCATGTTAAAAAATAAAAATTGACAATCCTTCCATAGGGGGATTTTAGGTTGACTGCCTATAAACAGTTAGTAGACTTATGTCTATGAAAAGGGTGATAACACGGATTATATTCGTCCCTTAGATAAATGAAATAATTTATCTAAGGGACGTTTTTATTTATTTTTGCTAAAATTACCAACTTATGTCAAAATCCCCTTTATATGAAAGTATAATTGTAATAGGAACAGATTTAGGAAAAAATATGGTTTTTTTAAGCTATATTTTATTTGATTTAAAGAAGAACGAGCTAATTAATCATTTTATAAATTATTAGAAGTATTATTAGCTTAACCACAAGGCACAAAATACATAAAATATATTATGTGTTTGGATAAAAGTAACAAAGAAATTTAAAGATTTTAAATATAGTATATGCAAATACTAAATAGAAATAATAATTTATGTAAAAATTAAAATTCTATTTATATAAAAATTAGAAAGTTGGAGGGATTTTATTATGAATATTGCATCTTATATTGATCACACAATTCTTAAAGCAGACACTACAAAGGAGCAGGTACTAAAGGTTTGTGAAGAAGCTAAAAAGTATAAATTTGCTTCAGTATGTGTAAATAGTTGTTACACAAAATTAGTTGCAAAAGAATTAGAGGGAACTGGGGTAGATGTTACTACAGTAGTAGGTTTTCCTTTAGGAGCAATGGAAATTGAATCAAAAGCTTTTGAAACTAAGAGATCTATTGAACTTGGAGCAACAGAAATAGATATGGTAATTAACATTGGAGCTTTAAAAGACAAGGACTATGATTATGTACTTAGAGACATAAAAGCTGTAGTAGATGCGGCTAAGGGAAAGGCTTTAGTTAAGGTTATTATAGAAGCTTGCCTATTAACTGACGAAGAAAAAGTAAAGGTATGTGAGTTGTCTAAGGAAGCTGGAGCTGATTTTGTAAAGACTTCTACAGGATTTAGTACAGGTGGAGCAACAGTAGAAGATATTAAATTAATGAGAGAAACTGTAGGTCCTGAAATGGGAGTTAAAGCTTCAGGTGGAGTTAGAACTAAGGAAGATGCACAAGCTGTTATTGAAGCTGGAGCTAGTAGAATCGGTGCTAGTGCGTCTGTAAATATTGCAGAAGGAACTAAGAACGAAAGTACTGGATACTAATTCTTAAGGCAGGTGAATAAAATGAGAATGTATGATTTGATAATGAAAAAAAGAAATGGTTCTGAGCTTACGACAGAAGAAATAAACTTCTTCGTTGATGGTTATACAAAGGGAGAAATTCCTGATTATCAAGTTTCAGCTATGATGATGGCAATATATTTTCAAAAGATGAATAAAAGAGAAACTGCTGATTTAACAATGGCTATGGTAAATAGTGGAGAAATCATAGACTTATCAGGTATTAATGGAGTGAAAGTAGATAAGCACAGTACAGGTGGTGTTGGTGATACAACTACATTAATATTAGGACCTATGGTTGCAGCAGCAGGAGTACCTGTAGCTAAAATGTCAGGCCGTGGACTTGGACACACAGGTGGAACTATAGATAAATTAGAATCTTTTCCAGGATTTACTGTTGATATGCCAATTGAAAAGTTCGTGGAAAATGTTAATAAAGATAAAATTGCAGTTGGAGGCCAAACGGCTAACTTAGCACCAGCAGATAAGAAATTATATGCTTTAAGGGATGTAACAGCCACAGTTGATAACCTTTCATTAATTGCAAGTAGTATAATGAGCAAAAAAATAGCTTCTGGAGCAGAAGCCATTGTACTAGATGTAAAAACTGGTAGTGGCGCTTTTATGAAGGAAGAAGATGCTTCTTTTGAATTAGCTAAAGAAATGGTTGATATAGGAACTAATGTGAAAAGAAACACAGTTGGTGTAGTTACTGATATGGATCAACCTCTAGGTTATGCAGTAGGAAATATATTAGAAGTTAAGGAAGCTATTGATACATTAATGGGAAAAGGTCCTGAGGATTTAACAGAACTTTGTCTAACATTAGGATCTCACATGCTAGTTTTAGGTGGAAAAGCTAAGGATCCTAAAGAAGCTAGAGCTATGTTAGAAGAAACTATAACTTCTAAAACTGCATTAGGAAAGTTAAAAGAATTTGTTGGGGCCC
Proteins encoded in this region:
- a CDS encoding NupC/NupG family nucleoside CNT transporter → MEKIISFLGLAVMVGLAYLISENKKAINWKLVLTGIIMQLVFGVLILTWSPGQKLFTVLNDLVTNLLEFTKQGTAFLFGDLLDPSKFGFIFALQILPTIIFFSALMAVLYYLGVMEKIITVLARVMSKTLGTSGAESLSAAANIFVGQTEAPLVIRPFIATMTKSELLTVMTGGMATVAGGVMAGYVSMGVSAGHLIAASIMSAPASLIISKIIVPETETPVTKGSVKMELEQLDSNIIDAAARGTSEGLQLALNVGAMLLSFIALVAVVNALVGWFGGLLGMDYLSLEWLLGRLFYPLALVMGVPSVDALQAASLLGQKIVINEFFAYANLSTLISEGALQPRTVIILTYALCGFANFSSIGIQIGGIGPLAPERRSDLAKLGMKSLIGGSLAAFMTATVAGILV
- the deoC gene encoding deoxyribose-phosphate aldolase — encoded protein: MNIASYIDHTILKADTTKEQVLKVCEEAKKYKFASVCVNSCYTKLVAKELEGTGVDVTTVVGFPLGAMEIESKAFETKRSIELGATEIDMVINIGALKDKDYDYVLRDIKAVVDAAKGKALVKVIIEACLLTDEEKVKVCELSKEAGADFVKTSTGFSTGGATVEDIKLMRETVGPEMGVKASGGVRTKEDAQAVIEAGASRIGASASVNIAEGTKNESTGY
- a CDS encoding pyrimidine-nucleoside phosphorylase; the encoded protein is MRMYDLIMKKRNGSELTTEEINFFVDGYTKGEIPDYQVSAMMMAIYFQKMNKRETADLTMAMVNSGEIIDLSGINGVKVDKHSTGGVGDTTTLILGPMVAAAGVPVAKMSGRGLGHTGGTIDKLESFPGFTVDMPIEKFVENVNKDKIAVGGQTANLAPADKKLYALRDVTATVDNLSLIASSIMSKKIASGAEAIVLDVKTGSGAFMKEEDASFELAKEMVDIGTNVKRNTVGVVTDMDQPLGYAVGNILEVKEAIDTLMGKGPEDLTELCLTLGSHMLVLGGKAKDPKEARAMLEETITSKTALGKLKEFVGAQGGDSSYVDNPEKFETPKIVEEVLAKESGYVKGIKADDVGRAALVLGAGRETKESIIDLSVGIMLKKKIGDYVKTGEAIATIYANDLQKKEVSEKILLDSYTIVEEKILPNKLIKGIVTKNGIEKY